Part of the Lolium rigidum isolate FL_2022 chromosome 6, APGP_CSIRO_Lrig_0.1, whole genome shotgun sequence genome, TTCATAGAGATTGTTATTAACTACCAAAATCATATATAGAGGCTCCATGCAATTTTTAACTTGTACATGTCCTTGTCTAGTCTTCACACATAAAATTttagttttagaaaaaaaaaccttTTTTTGTGACGCGTGTATAAAACCAAGTTTGGTCCTCCAAGAAAAAGCTTTTTTCAACATTAATTTGCTGCCAAAGACTCATACTATGTCTTCTCTTCTGATCAACAGAAACATGTGAAAGACGCAAACATGAACCACGTCAATTTTTGTGTGTGGATATTTCTGaattcttgatttttttttcaatctcAGACCTCCTTATGGAAGATAGATACACATTTGAAGTTTCCAGAAGAATTTAGTTGTCATTAAGTTCTAACACTAGATATAGTACTATACTAGTTTTCATTTCCCATATCTGCGGCTGATAAAAAGGTAGCATGTTTTTAACTACTCCTACCATGTTTCCGTACACATCTTTGGTACACATTTATTCCCATAATAATCTCTAACCCGAGGAGTATATCTGTAGATCGTTTTAGCCGGCTTCCTTTTTTTCCTACACGTCACGATTATCTCCTCTTTTATAGGCGGCCTAACAATTCTGCCCTAATCAACCCGGGTCCCTCCCTCCCCGGAAGATTTGGCCCTTGCCGTGCACGACGGAGCGTACCCGAGGAACGGCAAAAGACTGCGTTTTTCGGGATAAATTGCCGCGCTCGCGTCTCCCCGTTTTCATCTTGCTTAACCCGCTCTCGCTTACCACTTTTCTGCGCTAAGCTTCCTCTAGTAACATTTTTCCATTCTCTCTCTCTATAAAACTCTGCCGCTGCTTCCCCTCTTCTGTGAGAGCTTTGCAGAGAGGCAGCCGGAGCCACACAAACAAAGCCACCGCCCGCCACCGACTAGCGGTTCTTCCTGCCGTTCTTGTTCTTGCCATTGCTGcagccgcgtcctcctccaccgctgcgcTCCGGGTACGCGGCCTTCCTCCCCTGTCACATCCATGGGTTCCCCTTCTTGTGCCGCCCGTTCTTGGCTTGCTTCGTCTCTGGCTGGATGCGGTTTTCCTGCGGGTGGTGCTTGATCTGTTCTTGTTCATCGGGGTTCGTTCCCCGGTGGCCGTGCGCCGGCGCCATTTGCTCGATTTGGACTCTGGGTTCTTGCTCGCTCTCCGAGCAACAGATTTGCTCTTTTCCCTTTActttttcttctacttttatttccATGGTGCTTGATTTGGAGGTGCCAGATTTGGTTTGCGACTTTATTTTTCATTGCTCTCCGATTTTTACTGATTTTTCCAGTCTCATTTTCTCCCCCTTTGCACTGTTCATCCCCCACAACTGTTCACATGCTTGGCTGCCCATCTGTGTATCCCCTTCTTGTGTGGCATTGGGGGCGTTTCTTTGcctggatgaacctcaagctcacACGAATCATCCCTTGCTCCGTGCTCTGATTTCAGATGAGAAGCAGCGCAACCGGGGCGGCGACAGTGCGGTGGGCCTGAGGCTGGACGCTGGAGAGGCAGACAGCTAGCTAGCCCAGGAAGAGCCTTGAGGCAGAACTGACAGCGAAGGAGAGCCGCCCTCATGGGTTCGCTGGAGGCGCGGTACCGGCCGGCCGGAGCAGCGTAAGATCTCCTCCCTCCCCAAACACCATCTCGATCCAAACAAAAAActactcttttctttttctatgcgCTGTGCAGTACTTGCTTTTAAGCTGGTTGTGCTTGAGGAGATGCCGCTCGCGTGCTAATCCATCTGCAGATGTGCCCTTTGTCATGTGCCGCCATGTGCTAATTAAGCTATCTTCTGTGGCGTTGGTggaggagggtggcggtggcgtGATGCTGCCATATCATGATATATAATCTTGTGCCCTCTGTACCGCCTTGTGCCCTGCACAAGATGCCGTTCTTTCCTTTTGGCAGCCGTTCGTTCATCATATGCCCCTCCTTAACTTCCCTGATCTTCTAGGTGGTGTGGTTGTTGGTTGATGTGCCTTTATGGTATATATCCACCTATCCATCCATATGCTACCACTTCCGGTTTCAGATGCAGCAAAGATATGATCTCCCTTGCTTTGGTTTGATGATAATTGTGTTGGAACTACTCTGAATTCGTTAGGTTTATTTACCTATCTCAGTATCTCTTCTTACTGATCCGGGCTGGCTTTACAATTCCAGGGACGGTTTTGATCCCATATTTAGCTACCCTGTAACAATTCCGGTAAACTGGTTTTGCTGTTATGGTGGGACCAGGTGTCGGTGGTCATGTGTTTCTCACTGCAAAATTTGTTTGACCCCAAAGATCTCTCCTTGTAACTAAAATGCTATTAATTCCATCCTGAGGTATTAGCTCCATGTGCAGTCCGCAGTGGGCACTACCACCAGGCTTGGCACGTTGAGTAGCAGGACAGCCCGCCCCAGTAGAGTTTCTTCGTGCCTGTGTGACCCAGGAGTGACAAATGGGGATCATAGCGTGTAGGAAATGGCCAGGTTTTGCTGCGTTTGACTCTTCCGTGCGCGGCGAACGGAGGGAATTCAGCAAATCTTGTCGTCCGGGGTCAGTCTTCTTGATGTTGATGGCATTACCACTAGTACACCGTATTCGTTTCTACGCCCGGGATTATGCAGCTTTTCTTTGCGTGGATTAAGGCATTGAAATTGCTAAGCGTGCTCTCGATTTGAGACCAAGAAACATGGGGGGTTAGGTACCGAGAATCTTTGTGGTTAGTGGTGCTTTCCTTTACTAAAAGATGGGATTACTAAAGCAGGGGTCCGGAGGTATAGCGGAGTTGCGCTGATTTTCATTTTCTTCATCTTTTTTAATTCTCGGTGCGGAGAAACGTGCGGCACTTTTGTCACCCTTAGCCTTTTCTCTTCAATTGGCAATTAGCTTTAGTCTGTGATCACTTTCCAATATGAGACACTGTATTTGCTCCTTTTCAAAAGATGCGCGAGTACTTTAGTTTTAGTGTTGCAAGGCTGGTTCTCTTAACCTTCTGAGCATAAGCCTAATGCAAACTCCAAGAAAAGCAAAACATCATCACCTAGGAAACTACTATCTAAGCTATCCTTGTACTGGTAAGCAATGGGAGAAAGAAAAGGAAGGAACCAGGGCATGCTAGCTTCTAGCCTTTCTTTGTTGTCATCTTGGTACAAAGGTTGTTCTGAAAGGGACATTGGCAAACAAGTTGAGATACTTCTATTTCAGATAAATATATATTAGTAATATAACCTGCTTATTTTTGGAAATCATACTTATTTCTTCAGGAGTTATTCTAGATTTCCTTTTTGAAGTCTTAGACATAGTTTTCCTTTCGGCTTACCTACATTTAGCTTCCAGTGTCTGATGATTGTCTAGCATCTACAAAAGTTAAAAGGGAAAATAAATCATCTTCCTGCATAACAAAATGAAAGCTAAGAAACATAACTCTACTGCTTTCATGGGAGTAGCAACAAAGATTATTTATAGCACATAATAAGACTCGTTTTAGCTTCATTCTGAATTTCTCTTTAGAAGAATTAGTACTTTGATGTTCCAGCATTGAGATGTTGTCTCAGACTGTTCTCCTCTATTGCTTCTTCAGTGATGACACAGCTAAAAGAAGGACCCAGAAAAGCAAAAGTTTCAAAGAGGTTGAAAAGTTTGATGTATTTGTCCTAGAGAAAAGCTCCGGCTGCAAGTTCAGATCCTTACAACTTCTGCTCTTCGCTATCATGTCTGCTGCATTTCTGACACTCCTATATACTCCATCTGTGTATGAGCATCAGTTACAGTCCAACTCTCGGTGAGTATTCATACCAAGAAACCTTAACATGACTTTACAGTGTTCTCTTTTAGGCCTAGCTGGCATTTTACTCCGTATGCTGCATATTACCCTGGAACTGACCATTCTTATATGCTTTTCAGTTTTGTCAATGTTGGATGGATATGGGATAAGACTATCCCTGATCCGCGGTATGTATCTTCTATGGATGTCCAGTGGGAGGATGTGTATAAAACTATCGAAAATCTGAATGGTGGTGAGCTGAAGCTCAAGGTCGGACTCTTAAATTTTAACAGCACTGAGTTCGGTTCTTGGACACAGTTGCTCCCAGAAAGCGAGTTCTCGATCATAAGGCTGGAACATGCTAAGGAAAGCATTACCTGGCAGACTCTCTATCCTGAATGgattgatgaggaggaagaaacaGATATTCCATCTTGTCCGTCGCTTCCAGAGCCTAATTTTCCAAGAGGCACACACTTTGATATTATTGCTGTGAAGCTTCCCTGTACCCGAGTTGGGGGTTGGTCAAGAGATGTTGCTCGGTTGCATTTGCAGTTGTCAGCGGCAAAATTGGCCGTGACTGCAGCAAGAGGCAATCGTGGGGTACATGTGATGTTTGTGACTGATTGCTTCCCTCTTCCGAACCTCTTCACGTGCAAGAATCTGAAGAAACATGAAGGCAATGCTTGGCTATACAAGCCTGACTTGAAGGCATTAAAGGAGAAGCTTAGACTCCCTATTGGATCCTGTGAGCTTGCTGTTCCACTCAAAGCAAAATGTAAGTTGACTGCCGGTTCCAATAGCTTTCCATCTGAATGAAAATTCTTTCCATTtagttgtttgtctgaagctttcTAGTTTAAACACAATTTTACGAGCATGTCTCACCTAAGGGACTCATGGGGCAGTTGAAACATATATAAATCCCTCCGCATCATCATAGACAAGCATGGCGATCTTTTTTAGCATAATGTGCTTTCAGTCGAAGCAAAATTTGAGTTGATTTCTGTCTGCATTTCTCAATAGCTTTGCGCATAAATATACTAAGTACCCCCATTATCCAGAGCGCAATGTTTACCATCTGCTTGATTGTCTGaagtttttcttatttgaattccCACAATGCTTCCAAGATTTTAGCATCCAAGAGTTTTATGGCAGTTACACATGTATATCAATCTCCTCGCTCTTTATCATAGACACACATCCAAGCCAACCttttgttgcaaaattatcaaatTGTACTTCTATATCTTTTAGTGGTTGTCCCTGGATGACTTTGAAATTTCTGATAAATGACACCAATCCTTTGTTTTACAGCAAGGCTTTACTCGGTAGACAGACGCAGAGAAGCATACGCTACCATACTGCATTCAGCAAGTGAGTATGTCTGCGGTGCAATCGCAGCAGCTCAGAGCATTCGTCAAGCAGGATCAACAAGGGACTTTGTTATCCTTGTCGATTCCACCATAAGTGACCACCACCGGAAGGGCCTGGAAGCTGCAGGGTGGAAGGTCAGAATCATCGAGAGGATCCGGAACCCAAAGGCTGAGCGTGATGCTTACAACGAGTGGAACTACAGCAAGTTCCGGCTCTGGCAGCTCACTGATTATGACAAGATCATATTCATAGACGCCGATCTCCTCATCCTGAGAAACATTGATTTCCTGTTTGCGATGCCAGAGATCACTGCAACCGGCAACAATGCAACACTCTTCAACTCCGGCGTCATGGTTATCGAGCCTTCAAACTGCACGTTCCAGCTGCTGATGAACCACATCAACGAGATCACATCCTACAACGGCGGCGACCAGGGTTACCTGAACGAGATATTCACGTGGTGGCACCGGATCCCGAAGCACATGAACTTCCTGAAGCATTTCTGGGAGGGTGATGAAGACGTGGTGAAGGCGAAGAAGACGCAGCTGTTCGGCGCCGACCCACCGATCCTATACGTGCTTCACTACCTGGGCCGCAAGCCGTGGCTGTGCTTCCGGGACTATGACTGCAACTGGAACGTCCCGATACTGCGGGAGTTTGCCAGCGACGTCGCGCACACCCGGTGGTGGAAGGTGCACGACAAGATGCCCAAGAAGCTGCAGAGCTACTGCCTGCTGAGGTCGAGGCTGAAGGCCGGGCTGGAGTGGGAGCGGCGGCAGGCCGAGAAGGCCAACTTCATCGACGGGCACTTTAAGCGGAACATCACCGACAAGAGGCTCAAGATCTGCTTCGAGAAGTTCTGCTTCTGGGAGAGCATGCTGTGGCATTGGGGTGAGGCCCCCAACTCGACAAAGAAAGCCTCGACGACTAAGGCGCTGCCTAGTACCGCGAAGCTGTCGAGCTCGTGAGATGTGTagatatcgtccgaacccccgagAAATTAGTATACCAGATACAGACTCCTCCCAAGCTCCATACATACATAGCAGCAGCTTGTAAAGGTAGCTATGCTCTCTCTCTTAGGCCGTTCCCCAACCACTACACCTTGTGTTTGCCGTCATGCCTTATCGCAGCGCGCACTCGCTGCTGCTGTTCCCCGGCGGCTAACGATTTTTTGGTTTGTGGCTAATAATTCGTCAGTATAGGTGGATTTCCTGGGCAAGAGAACTGTTTGGTCGAGTTACTTGGATTGGCTATTGTGATGTCACAGTAGCTTAGTATGATGTATGTTGTATGGTGGTTGAACTGTTCCGGGCGGTGGTGATCTTCTGGGGTGATGCAACCAACATTAGATTGCTGACCAGCAGACCACCGCTGCTGCTTTGTTTCGGTATGGAATATGATGATGCCGATTCGCTATCTTTGTTGCTGTAATGAAATTGGATTGGTTGAACTACTCGGCAGGCAATTCACACTATTGGGCAGTTGAGCATGTATAGAAAGTAGTTAGATTGATCATCCGGATTTGTTTGCTTGCTGTGCTTATCTGTCCCAGCATGGAAGATGCACGGCGTGTGTGGGCATATGTAATGTACGTACAGGTACAGCGCTACCAAACAACGCAGCAAGCATTGAATTGCCGCGCTGCTTGGTGCAGATGGAGAACACATGGGAGCATGGAGATCAGAGCTGGGTGAGTGACCTGCCATCTGCCAAAGTGCCAATGAGGAGGAACATGAACACATCATTGCAAGGATCCAATTATTTCGTCGTGCCCCGTTGGGCTGGGTTACTTCCAGCTGGGGTCTTTCAGATTCAGTGGCCGCTGAGTGAGTGAGCGAGCGTGCTCGCTTTTCCGACAGCAAACACCATCTAGAAAAGTACAAGCAGGATTAGGCTGTACAAAGCACTGGGGCCTGTTTGATATTAAAAAAATGCACAAGAAATTTGTAGGATTAAATCCTATAGAAAAAAATCTACAAAGGATTTTTCTCTAAGAAAATCTTTGCATAGATTTCATAGGAAATCTAATATCCACCCAAACTCTCTTTTAGAATTCTTTGCTTTTTATATGAATTACATATAAATTTATATAGGATAGGAGTAGACACAACATTACATTCGTTTATTTTTCTCATTCCAACATTTTGTATCCAACAAATAAGAAAATCCCTTAGTGCATCTTCAGCGGAGGCCCACAAATGGTCAGAGTATGTGAGTTGTTGTCTGCGGGGACTAAGGGTGAGGCCCACAAACGGACCACGTGGTCGACTATGTTCGTTTGATCCCCATTTTCCACCCAAATTTTGGTTGGATTTGCTATAGCCGCAGGCGTCCAAGCATGTCCTCACTTCTTTTGCAAGACCCGCTCGTTAGCAACCGAGGGAGTGAAACAGACGTGGATCCACGCAGCTCGCTAACCGTCttgtccttaatggagacatataGCTTTGGAGGCCCCATCCCCCGCTCTCAGTCAACTGTCTCGGAAGCTTCTCCGGTCCAAACCCTAGTCTAGACCTTCGAAGCTCCTGGTCGTGGCAAAGGGAGACCGCTGGTTTCGCCTCGGTCGCAATCACCACTAGGCGGGCGGCTCAGGctccagcagcagccgccgtttCTTCCGTCCTCCTCCGCCCAGGTCACCTCGACCACTTCTTGTGCCACGCTGTGAGCGACGCGTCTACATCGAGTTTGACGTGGCGTCGATCCTTGTGGCCCACTTGTACTCCCTTGTGGAAGGTGACGTCGACTACTAGGCGCAAGCGGCGCCGCTCCACATGCCGCCGATGAAGGAGGTTCCACCGGAGCTGGAAGAGGAGGCATGAGTGGGGTACACATTCCCAACCCCGCATGTTGGGCAACATGAATGGTCGCAGTAGCATGACACCGACGCGCGGTACGTGGACCTGCTGCCCTGGCTGCCGAAGGACGACCACAACTACAAACCAATGGAGGCTGCCGCGCCGCCGCTGATGAAGGAGGAGTCCATCGCGCACGCCATTGAGCTCTCCAAGCATGAGGAGCATGTGAAGTGGGTTGGCCTCCATAGGGCCATCCAACTGTCTCAGCCGCCGCGACACCGTCTGTTCCACAATAGCTGCCTCCCCTCCTCTGGCTACAAATGTGTGGCCACCTCCGCAGTTTTCCATCGACCCTGGCATAGAGGACTAGACCTGCCGGCAGCACCGCCCTGAATTATCTCTATGTTTCTGTTTATTTTGTAAGAAATGTGAACTTTTGAGATTcagttatgtaaattatgtttgcgGGAGCTAGTGTTGGATGCACTTGCAGTCCTAAAATGATACTCTTTTCGATCTATATTACTTGATCTTAAAATAgatatatctacaactaaaatgtgtctacgtCTCTTAGTCTGTCCACGCTGCAAAGGAAATTTATTTTGGTGTTTAAAATGGAGATGCTCGGAGCAGCAAGATTTGCAACAAAAGTGAGCAAGTGGCTAGGTTTCTTCCCGGATCTACCACAGTGCTTTTGTTGGAGAAAAGCATCGAGATCTGAGAACACCTATCCCTACATCATTGTACTAGACTACAGGTGGTAGCACCGCCGATGTACGGACACACACTGGTGGTTCTGGGCCAGCGTGTGTCGTCCGGCGGAATAGAAAACTGGGTTTGGGACGTACGCAGAGGCGAGGTACGTACACGTGGTATCGTCGGCGTAGTCGTATCGCGGTGTCCGTTGTACTGGCTTTGGGCGGCAGTAGAGCGGTGCGGCCATCGAGTGTGTGTATGTGTGGCCGTCTTCCCGGCAGCTTTGCTAGAGAGACCGCATGGCACTCCGGCTCGGTATCCTAGGCTGAGCCAGCCAGACCACAGCACACAGGAGCGACGCGCGTCCGTGCACCACTACGCCGTACGTGTGTCAGCTCGCTGCCGACCTTTGAGAGCTTTGACCGGCGGAAGAAACAAGGGTTGGAGCGAGGAGAGAAAGGACGCTGCTTGCCTCCTTGGTCGGCGCGGCTTCTACAGGAGAGCGCGTCGCCGCGCTGTGGCCGCGTCACCCTGCGTGCCGCCGTGTCGGCGCCGACGCGGAGGGGCTTGCTTGCTTCCACCCACGGCGCAGAGGCGGCGCTGGGGGTATGCCCCTGTATTCCATGGAATACCAATGATTTGGCCCAAAAAATTTCTATGTACATGTAATATACGTGGCTGGCTGGTCTAGAGATTTAGAGTCCAGGGCAAGCCCAGTTTTGTGTCAGCCTAGCCCACCCCACGTCCACGATCAATCACGATCAGTTGACCGCTAGCTGAACCGTCGCTCCGCTCCTGGCTCCTTCCGGTTCAATCGACGAAACTAGACAGAGAGgcacgggcggcgggcggcggcacaCCTTGACAGACATCCAGCAGAGAGCAGACCAGATCGATCGAAGCTGCGGCACCCAGTAGCACGCGACGAAGCTGCGGCACCCAGCACAGCAGGGGACGGCGACCGGACTGTTGTACAGGTAATTTCCCCTAATTTGATATTCTTCATGTTTTGTAGATGATAGTACCCTAACCCTTATTTCCTAGATATATTTTAATTTCCCCTCAATTTCCTGTGTTTCTTCGTAACGTAGATGAAGAAAAAGGGTACTGCTAGCAGCAGTAGTAGATTTGCATTATGGGAAAAGGCTTTAAAAGCAAAAAAAGACAGATGAACTATGTGAAGAATAAGCAAAGGAACAAGATGGGTGATGAGTACTTGAACAATTGTATGGTTACATTTATTGAGAGAGAGTTCTTCAATCAAGTTAGGGACGAGGATATCATCAATCTTTTCCAACAAGGCGATCGCAAAGTTATTTTGTAATTTGATCAATTCTTCAAGCAAGAGGTAATGCCTCAATGCTGAATTTTTATTGTACCTATTTGTACTTCGTATGGAATTAAGGTGTCATGGCTTTTCCTTATTGATTGTTACTTGAATGAATTTTTTGTTATCATATACAGTAGTCCTCTGATATATACTACTGCTACCAATTGTTATAGTTTACGTATTGCATTTAGAATTTTTTTGCAATGAATACCCAGGCTCCAATTCCTGGAGCCGCCACTGCCACGGCGGCGGCAAGTTTGAACAGCAGCCGTTGGTGGCGGCGCACAGCGGCTGGTACGGTTGCGACGCGAGCGCTTTTTCAGATCGAAGCGGTATGTCGCCAAAGACGGCTGGTTCGCGGCGACGATGACACGGGCGTACGAAAACGGAACCTGCTTCGCGTTGGGCCGGGGATCTCTACTGGGTGCTCTCTTGATGACAAACGGGCTGGGGAAATGAAAAAGCCTGTTGGTAGAAATCGCTACTCCAGCAGAACCTGCAAACTGCGCGGGGCTATAATTTTTTTTGGGCGCGGGCCGATTTACGGCCTATGGGCGCCAGGTTGGGGGCGGTGAGGTCGAGAGGAGAGAGTAGGTACCTGAGAGGGGGACGCGTCGGCGGCGTGGTCTTGGAGCGTCGAGGGAGCTTCGGCGGCGACGTGGTCTTGGAGCGGCGACCAACGTCGTCTTCCTCCCTCTCGCCCGCGTCGCCCTCTCGCCGCCACGCAGAAACACGAGGGGGAGGGGGGCTCGCGTTTTCCTTCCACCCCAGCCCGACGGGTTTCGGCCGGTTTCGTCAGGCCTAAATGGGTCGAAACCGCCCTCCCGAACAGCCCAGGAGCATTTTGAGGTGTTTTCATCGAGGCCGAAAAAAATACCCCAAAACCGGCCTAAACACCGCTAAAAACACTGGCACCGAATTGGACCTCACCGGCACCCGGAACCGCACCTACATGGACGCCGTCCGATCATACCTCAGTACGTGTTGTACCCCCTGCTCGCGAGCACCCCGCCTCCCCCTGTTCGGTTAATTAACTCAACGGCAatgaccaaaaaaattctcaggtCTTACGGTGGCGCTGTAGGACGAAAAAAAATCTAAGGTAGGGCGAACTTTGAACGATGCAAATACGAAAATAGTCCTAAGAACATTAGTAATATCTCAAtacaataaaaacaaaaacatattTGATTATAAGTATAACCTAAAAAACATGACAATAATGCTAACTCAACGACAAAGCTTTACATCTTAAAAAATATAATGTAATTCAAACGATCAAGACGTTTGATTATCCCTCGTTCCATGCGTAACTCGATTTTGATTACTTTTGTTGCTAGAAAATTCCACGGGTAAACCCTATGTCATCTTAATGGAGTAATAACGTATTACGTGTCTTTCAAATATCTAAAATTCTTCAATTCTACAAGTATGTATAATGAATAACTCGAGCTTATCTTGTATATACTAGGGTACATTCAATGTTAAATCTCTGTAATACAAGCAATATTATTCACATTGAACCTAGAATATGAGTTTATATTTGGAGGTAAAAATTGTCTGTTTTTGATCTGTAATCGATTTTACGCAGTGTTTACTGAAACATGCATAACTTTCTCATccagaatccgttttcgatgtatgatcactcaaaattttcagaaaaaacacgCACATCTAAATATATTCACCAAAAATAAGGTAGGGCAGCTGCCCTACCTTGCCCTACTGGGAGCTTCGCCCCTGGGTACTATAGAGGTGTTCATGTGCGGAATCGCCCAGTACGTGAACCTGTGGGGCACCATGGTCGGCTACACCATCACCGCAACCATCAGCATGGTGTGAGTAACAGCAAAAAAGTTCAATCCAGTTCCTCACGAATCAAGCTTTTGTGACAAGGTACCATTCAGGACCATGCTGAATTCTGTTTTCTGTGCTCTGTCTTGTGAAGTGTGATCAGGAGGTCAGATTGCGTTCACCATAGTCCAGGTGGTGCTGTCCCAGTTCCCGGCCTGGAGCACATCACGTGGCTGTCGGATGTGGCCGCGGTCATGTCGTTCGCCTACTCGTTCATCGCACTTGCGCTATCGGTGGCGGAGTGGGTGTCTCACGGTGGCCACCCCAGTGGCAGGATTCAGGGCGCTGCTGCGGTGTCGTCCAGCAAGAAGATGTGGGACGTGCTTCTTGACGTGCTTCTTGCCCTGGGGAACATTGCCTTTGCCTACACGTTCGAACTGATGGAAATAGattaggcagtgtatttatatttaacactccccctcacgtctagCCTATTTTAAtccttagcgtgggttcggtgcGGTCCGCAGaatcttttctcttttgtttttaaaactgcgtgagcagggtcttgaacttgagacctcttggctctaatacaatgaaagattgctgcactagccaattgaaccaaaagtccgaactgatggaaatagactaggcagtgtatttatatttaacAATGATGATTCAGACGCTCTAATTTCAGTAGTGATACGTTTGTTCAGAACTCTAATGTTTCAGTAATGATACGATGATGATGATTCTGACGCTCTAACTTCTCATTACTTGTTTTGGTTGCAAGATACATTGAAGTCACCGCCATCTGAGCACAAGACTATGAAGAAGGCAGCAATGTATGGAATTGGAGCCACCACCGTGTTCTATATCTCTGTTGGCTGCGCTGGATATGCCGCATTTGGTTCAGATGCTCCTGACAACATCCTGAAGGCCTCCGGATTAGGGCCCTTCTGGCTCGTCGACATTGCCAACATGTGCCTCATCCTCCACCTCAGCTAGAAATTCAGAACAGCATTTACCAAACATCTGACGAGCTGAGCTGCATGAAGTGAAACCTTGCAGATCTACTGTTAGCAGCTTGAGCTAAATTCTTTCCTCAATGCAGGTTTATGCACAGTCCATATTTGCTACAGCGGAGAGGTGGATTGTCTCCCGGTGGCCAGACACCAAG contains:
- the LOC124659543 gene encoding UDP-glucuronate:xylan alpha-glucuronosyltransferase 1-like gives rise to the protein MGSLEARYRPAGAADDTAKRRTQKSKSFKEVEKFDVFVLEKSSGCKFRSLQLLLFAIMSAAFLTLLYTPSVYEHQLQSNSRFVNVGWIWDKTIPDPRYVSSMDVQWEDVYKTIENLNGGELKLKVGLLNFNSTEFGSWTQLLPESEFSIIRLEHAKESITWQTLYPEWIDEEEETDIPSCPSLPEPNFPRGTHFDIIAVKLPCTRVGGWSRDVARLHLQLSAAKLAVTAARGNRGVHVMFVTDCFPLPNLFTCKNLKKHEGNAWLYKPDLKALKEKLRLPIGSCELAVPLKAKSRLYSVDRRREAYATILHSASEYVCGAIAAAQSIRQAGSTRDFVILVDSTISDHHRKGLEAAGWKVRIIERIRNPKAERDAYNEWNYSKFRLWQLTDYDKIIFIDADLLILRNIDFLFAMPEITATGNNATLFNSGVMVIEPSNCTFQLLMNHINEITSYNGGDQGYLNEIFTWWHRIPKHMNFLKHFWEGDEDVVKAKKTQLFGADPPILYVLHYLGRKPWLCFRDYDCNWNVPILREFASDVAHTRWWKVHDKMPKKLQSYCLLRSRLKAGLEWERRQAEKANFIDGHFKRNITDKRLKICFEKFCFWESMLWHWGEAPNSTKKASTTKALPSTAKLSSS